DNA from Mycolicibacterium alvei:
TCCCACCCCGAATCCATCGGCCGGCCGATCCCCGGTGGCCACCTGTCCATTCGGCCCGGCGACGGGTGGCCCGACGGTACCGGTGAGCTGGTCTACCGCGGAGCCAACGTGATGCTCGGGTATGCACAGCGTCCCGAGGATCTGTCACTGGGTGCCACCGTGGCGGAATTGCACACCGGAGACATCGCGCGGCGTACACCCGACGGTCTGTACGAGATCATCGGCCGCAGCGCCCGATTCGTGAAGCTGTTCGGCCTGCGCATAGACCTGGACCGCCTGCAAGCCTCCCTCGCCGACCGCGGAGTGACGGCCTTGTGCACCGACGACGGCGACGCTCTCGCGGTCGCGGCCCTGGACGTCGGGAAGACCACCGCAGGCGAGGTGCAACGACTGACGGCCGCCGCGGCCGGTGTGCCGATGGGTGCCGTGAACGCCGTCGTCGTATCCGAACTGCCCCGCCTCATCTCAGGTAAGCCCGACTACCCCGCGGTGCGCGAGTTGGCCGCCCATGTCACCGTCGCCGTCACCTCCGACCTCCGGCAGCTGTTCGCCCAGGTTCTGCATCTCCCTGCCGATTCGATCGACCACGGGGCCAGCTTCGTCGACCTCGGCGGCAACTCGCTGTCCTATGTGGCGATGTCGGTTCGCCTCGAACGCACCCTGGGCCGACTACCGCAGGACTGGCACCGGATACCCCTGGCTGAACTCGGGTCCGGCCTCGGGCGGAGCCGCACGCCCCGACCGCGACGGTGGGCGACGGTGGAGACCAGCGTGGCGCTGCGCGCCGCGGCCATCGTGCTCATCGTCGGCTCGCACGCAGAGCTGTTCGCATTGTGGGGCGGAGCGCACATCCTGCTCGGGGTGGCCGGGTACAACTTCGGCCGGTTCTGCCTGACGCCGGTGCCACGGTCGACGCGGATACACCACCTACGCAACACGATCGCCTGGATCGCGGTGCCCTCGATCATGTGGGTCGCGGTCACACTGATCCTCACCGAGGACTACCACGCGTCGAACCTGTTGCTGGCCAACAAGTTTCTCGGACCGCACGACAGCATGACCGCCGGACGGTTGTGGTTCGTCGAAGTGCTGTTCTGGATCCTGGTGGCGCTGACCGCAGTGTGCGCGCTGCCGGCCACGGATCGTTGGGAGCGACGCCGCCCCTTTGCGGTCGCCGCGGCTTTCCTGGCATTCGGACTGGTATTGCGCTACGACCTACCCGGTTTCGGGCTGGGTCGCGAAGCCTGGTTCACCGTGTTGGCGTTCTGGTTCTTCGCGGCTGGGTGGGCGGCGGCCAAGGCTACCGCCACCTGGCAACGGTTCATCGTCACCGCCGTTCTGATGGTCGGCGTGCACGGCTACTTCGGCAACACCGGCCGGGAGACCCTGGTAATGGCCGGGTTTGCGTTGTTGATCTGGCTGCCTGCCGTGCGTTGTCCCGTGGTGGTGGCAGCCGGTTGCGGGGTGCTGGCCGAAGCGTCGCTGTACACCTACCTGACCCACTACCAGATCTACCCGCTGTTCGGTGACCACCGGGTGCTCGGTGTGCTGGCCGCGCTGGCCTTCGGCGTGACGCTCACCTACCTCGCCAACGCAACTCGGACCCGGCTGGCTCGACGGGGAGGATCACGCCGGATCGCGGTCGGCGACCAGCCCCTCCTGTGCCAGGGTCGCGGCGACCGCACCGTCGGCGCGCAGCAGACTTGACGTGATCAGCCCGCGTCCCCGTGCGGCAGCCGGTGAACGCGACTCCAGCAGATTCCACTCCCCGGCGTGTATCGGGCGGTGAAACCAGATCGACGAATCGGTGGTGCCACTGCGGTGACTGCGCGACCGCATGCTGTGCCCGTGTACCGCCAGCGCCGGATCGATTCCGTAGAGGTCGGTGATGTAGACCGCGATGAGCGTGTGCACCAACGGATCCTCGGGCAGGTCGGTGGTGACGCGCCACCACATCCGGCGTACGAACTCCTCGCCCTCCCCGTCGTCGGCGATGCGGATGTCGAACTCGTCGAGCGGTAGGGACGGCGCCGGGCCGGGCGGGCCGGTGCACGGAAGCACCTCGGGATCGTGCGGCATCGCACCCAACCCGTGTTCGGGCCCGGGCAGTGCCGTCGCGAACGACACCGTGGCCGTCGTCAACATGCGGCCGTGCTCAAAAGATTCGACCCGCCGCGCCGAGGCGGTGCGCCCGTCGTACACACGGTGCACGTGGTGCTCGACCGCTTCGCCGGCGTCCCCGCCGCGCAGAAACTGAAGGTGCATGTTGGTGGGCGACCGGTCATCACCGACGGTGCGACAGGCGGCCGCCAGGCTCTGCGCGGCCAGCAGACCGCCGTACGCCCGCTTGCCGGTCGGACCGCTGGCCTGCCCGGTGAAGACGTCACCGTCTGGGTGCGCCCGCACGTCCGACAGCGACAGCAGGGTGCTCATTGAGCGTCGGTCCCCGTTGCGACGGTGCCGCATTCGGTCAGGGCCGCGATCTCGTCGGCACTGAGCCCGAGGCGCTCGGCCAGCACCGAGGTGGTGTCGTCGCCGAGTGCGGGCGCAGGTACCGCGGGCGGATACATCCCGCCGATCGACACCGGCAGGCCCGGCGCCAGATAGGTGCCGATGCGGGGTTGCTCCAACGCAGTGAACAGCGGGTTCCCCACCACCCGGTCGTTGACGGCGACCTCAGCGAAGCTGCGGTACCGCTCCCACAGCACCGAGGTACCCGAGAGCGCTGCGCTGATCTCGTCGGCGGTGTGCTCGGAGAACCAAAGCGTGAACAGTCCGGTCAGGGCATCGCGGTGGGTGTAGCGCTGACCTTCGTCGCTGAAGTCGGCACCGAACGCATCGGCAAGGGCGGCAACGGCTTTGGTGGTACCGGTGACCTCGGTGAGGTCACGGAAATGCCGGCCGGTGAGCGCCACCAGCATGAACCCTACGCCGTCGCTGCTGGTGAAGTTCTGCCCGTAGGTACCGTACAGCGCGTTGCCGAGGCGTTCCCGACCGGCTCCGTTGACCATCACCTCGGTCAGGAATCCGAGATTGCCCGCGGTAGCGAGGGCGACGTTCTCCAGCGGGATGCTGATCTGCGCGCCCGCACCGGTGGAATCACGTTGGCGCAGTGCAGCACTGACCGCCAGTGCCACATACAGTCCACAGCTGACATCCCAGGCCGGCAGTACGTGGTTGACCGGGGTGGCCAACTGCGCAGGCCCCGTCACCATGGGAAAACCCAACCCGGCGTTGACGGTGTAGTCCACCCCGGTACCACCGTCCGCGCGGCCGGACACCTCGACGTGGATCAGGTCGGGCCGCACCCTCGCCAGCTCGTCATACGAATGCCATTGCCGTCCCACTACATTCGTGATCAACACCCCGGATTCGGCGATCAGTCGCTGCACCAGCTGCTGACCTTCCGGCGAGCGCATGTCGGCAGCCACCGAACGCTTGCCCTTGTTCAGCCCGGCCCAGTAGATGCTGTCGCCGCCGTCGGTCAATGGCCAGCGGTGATAGTCGGCGGCACCCCCGATCGGATCGACCCGCACCACCTCGGCGCCCAACTGCGCCAGGGTCATCCCAGCCAGCGGCACCGCGACGAAACTGGAGATCTCGATGATCCGCACCCCAGCCAACGGGCGGGTCGGGTCCGGCGTTGCAGATTCGGCCATGGGAGTCAAGCTATCGTGCGCCCACCAATTTCATCGCACCGGCCTCGACGGTGTCCTCACACAACAGCACCTGCCGCGCGGCGTCACCCAGCGGGATGAAGCTGTCGGCACTGGCCACCCGCTGCACCCGGCCGGTGTAGCCGTGATCGGTGAGTTCAGCCAGCACACCCTCGCCCACACCCCCGGTGCGGCGGGTCTCGTCGACGATCAGCACCCGCCCGGTCGCATCCGCCTCGCGCAGCATGTCCTCGACCGGCAACGGCGACAGCCAGCGCAGATCCACCACCCGGGTGCCGATCCCGACCTGCTCCAGACGACGGGCCACCCGCAGGCTCATCCACAATCCGTTGCCGAAGGTCAGGATGGTCAGGTCGTCCCCGCCGCCGTAGGTGCGGGCCCGACCGATCTGCACGGGCAGACTCGGGTAGCGCGCCAACCACTGCTCATCGCCGTCGGCGTACAGGTCCTTGGTGTGATAAAGCGCAATCGGCTCGAGGTAAATACACACGACGCCAGCGCCTTTGGCTGCGACGACGCAGGTGTGCAGCATGGCTGCGGCATCGTCGGGCCGGGACGGGGAGGCGATGACCACGCCGGGAATGTCACGGATCGCCGCGATCGAGTCGTCGTTGTGGAAGTGACCGCCGAAACCCTTCTGGTAGCCGTAGCCCGCGACCCGCACCACCATCGGGTTGCGGTACTGGCGGTTGGAGAAGAACGGCAGCGTGGCTCCCTCCCCGCGGATCTGGTCGGCGGCGTTGTGCAGGTAGGCCAGGTACTGGATCTCCGGGATCGGCATCAGGCCCGAGACACCCGCGCCCAGCGCCAGTCCGAGGATGGTCTGTTCGTCGAGCAGGGTGTCGAACACCCGCGCGGCTCCGGCGCCGGCCTGTAGGCCGCGGGTCACCCCGTAGACACCGCCCTTGCGGGCGATGTCCTCACCGAACACGATCGCCTCCGGATGCGCCTGCAGGACCTCCCGCAGCCCCCGGTTGATGGCAAGCGCCAGGGTCAGCGGCGCACTGTCCGACTCACCCCGGACGGCGACGCGGACCGCCCTGGCTTCGTCGAGTCCGTCGCGCAGTGGCCGCATGACAGCCGGGGCGCTGCCCAACTGCGGACTCACACCCACCTCACGGGCCAGGTCCATCACCTGCGCACGTTTGGCCTCATAGTGTTCCAGCACCTGTTCTGGCGTCAGGATTCCTTGGGCCACAAGCATTCTTGCGGTATTGAGCACCGGGTCACGTTCATAATCGGCAACGATGTCGGAGGGCCGTCGGTAGGCCTGCTCGTAGTCGGACCCGGCATGCCCCATCAGACGCACTGTGCGCAGGTGCAGAAATGCGGGTTTGCGTTCGCCACGAACCCAATCGGCCGCGGCCTGTGCGGTGTCGAATGCGTCGACGAGGTCGCAGCCATCGGCGGCGAAGTACCGCAGCCCCTCTCGATTGCCGTAGGAGCGGGCGATCCAACCGCGCGGCGTCGGCGTGCTGATGCCGATGCCGTTGTCCTCGCACACGAACAGCAGCGGCATCGGCAGACCTTGGTAGGAGGCGTGCAGGGACGCGTTGACCGCACCGACGGCGGTGGAGTGATTGGCCGAGGCGTCGCCGAAGCTGCACACCGTGACCGCATCCTCCGGCCATGGGCAGGCCACCCCGAGCTTGCGGGTGCGCGCGATCGAGAAGGCCACCCCGACCGAACGTGGCAGATGCGAGGCGATGGTGGAGGTCTGAGGAATGATGTTCAGGTCGTGACGGCCGAACACCTTGTGTCGCCCGCCGGAGATCGGCTCGGCGGTGGCCGCCACCAACCCGAGCAGCACATCACGCAGCGGATCGGAGCCGTCGACCTGCGCGGCGCGGGCCAGGTAGAAGCCGCCCGACCGGTAGTGCAGCAGCGCCGGATCGCTGGGGCGCAGCGCCGCGGCGACGGCGGCATTGCCCTCGTGCCCCGACGATCCGATGGTGTAGAAGCCCTGCCCCTGCGAACGCAGCCACCGGGCGGCCAGGTCCAGATGCCTGCTTCCCAGCTGAGCATCGAAGAGCGCCAGGGGATTCAGCACATTCAACGCGGGGACATCCCCCGCGCCCGGCGCAGTGAGCGCAGATACCGTCGCGGTGAAGTACGCGTCGATGGGCTCGAGGGTCATCTCAGATCCGCTCGATCGCCTCGGCAATCGACGGCAGGATCCGGCTGGGCGGGTGAACGCACCGGTCCAGTGTCCCAATTTGCACTGCGGATCAGGCGCCAACGGAGTTATCCACAGGGCGTCGCAAGCCCATGGCCGTCAGGCTCTGGTGCCAATACGATGGGGCGATGGCAGCGCTGGAGGACCTCGAAGCCCGGGTGGCTGCCCTGGAGGCTGACCGCTTCGACTACCGCGCAGTTCTGGCCGCCGTCAATGCCCTCGGCGCCAATCAGCGTGAGCACGGAACGCGGCTCACCTCGGTCGAGCGTGAACTCACGGATTTCCGTCAGGAGACCCGGGCCAGGCTGCGCTCGGTCGACGAGCACCTGGCCGAGATCAAAGACCTCATCATTGATCGCGACACCGGGCGATAACACCGCGGAATTTCACCGAAGGCGGTGAAGGTCAGCGCGCGTGCTGGTCCGCGACGTCGAACGCCTTGTCCAGGATCGCCAGACCCTCGCGCGCTTCTTCTGCGGTGACGTTGCACGGCGGCACCACGTGGATGCGGTTGTAGTTGGCGAACGGCAGCAGGCCGTTGGCCTTGCAGGCACCGATCACGGCGGCCATCGCCGGGCTGGTGCCACCGTAGGGCGCCAACGGTTCGCGGGTCTGCTGATCGGCGACCAGTTCGACGGCCCAGAACACACCCGCACCGCGGACCTCACCGATACTGCGGTGCTTGGCCGCCAACTCGGCCAGGCCGGGCGCGAGCACCTCGGACCCGATCTCGGCCGCGTTCTCGACCATGCCTTCGTCGGCCATCGCGTTGATGGTGGCGACCGCGGCCGCGGTGGCCAGCGGATGTCCGGAGTAGGTCAGCCCGCCCGGATACGTGCGATGTGCGAACGTCTCGTAGATGGCCGGGCTGATCGCCACACCGCCGAGCGGCACGTAACCGGAGTTGACGCCCTTGGCAAACGTCAGCAGATCGGGGACGACGTCGAAGTGGTTGATGGAGAACCACTTTCCGCTGCGGCCGAAGCCAGCCATCACCTCGTCGGCGATGAAGACGATGCCGTAGCGATCACAGATCTCGCGCACCCCGGCGATGTACCCGGGCGGCGGCACCATGATGCCGGCGGTGCCGGGAATCGACTCCAGGATGATCGCGGCGATGGTCGACGGCCCCTCCAGGCGCACCACCTCGTCAAGATGGGCCAGGGCACGTTCGGTCTCCTCGGCCTCGGTGGTGGCGTGGAACTGCGAGCGATACAGGAACGGCCCGAAGAAGCGCACCACCCCGCTGTTGCCGTAGTCGTTGGACCAGCGCCGCGGGTCACCGGTGAGGTTGACCGCGGTGTCGGTGCCGCCGTGATACGAGCGGTACCGCGAGAGCACCTTGTAGCGCCCGGTGTGCAGGCGGGCCATGCGCACCGCATGTTCGACGGCATCGGCGCCGGCGTTGGTGAAGAACACCTTGTTCAGGTCACCGGGCGTGCGTTCGGCGATCAACCGGGCGGCCTCCGAGCGGGCCGCATTGGCGTACTGCGGGGCCACCGTGCACAGCTTGGCTGCCTGCTCGGCAATGGCGGCCACGACCTTGGGGTGCTGGTGACCGATATTGGTGTTGACCAGCTGGGAGGAGAAGTCGAGCAGGCGGTTGCCGTCGCCGTCCCACACGTACGAGCCCTGCGCGGCGGTGATCGTCATCGGCGAGATTTCCTCCTGCGCCGACCAGGAATGGAACACATGTGCGCGGTCGAGTTCATAGGCCCGCGCGGCCTCGGCCTTCGCCGCCTCGACGGTCAATCCGTTGGGCAGCGCGGCGGACTCTTCAACAACAGTCATGGGTGCGATTCTCTCACTTGTTCTCGGGGAAGCCGAGGTTGATGCCGCCATGGCTGGGGTCCAGCCAGCGGGTGGTGATGGCCTTGGTCCTGGTGAAGAAGTGCACGCCTTCGGCGCCGTGCGCATGGCTGTCACCGAACAGCGACGCCTTCCAGCCGCCAAAGCTGAAGTAGGACATCGGAACGGGAATCGGCACGTTGATGCCGACCATGCCGACCTCGACCTCGTTCTGGAAACGCCGCGCCGCGCCACCGTCGTTGGTGAAGATCGCGGTGCCGTTGCCGTAGGGGTTGTCGTTGATCAACGCAAGGGCGTCGTCGTAGGTTTCGACCCGCAGCACCGACAGCACCGGCCCGAAGATCTCATCGGTGTAGACACTCATCTCCGGCGTGACGTTGTCGAGCAGGGTCGGGCCCAGCCAGAAGCCACCGGGGTCCCGTTGGCCGGCCCCGTCCAGCACGGTGCGACCGTCGAGCACGACCTTGGCGCCGTCGGCCTCGCCGGCGTCGATGTAGGAGGCCACCTTGTCGCGGTGGGCCTTGGTGACCAGCGGCCCCATATCCGAATCCTGGTTTCCATCACCGGTTTTGATGGTGGTGGCACGCTCGGCGATCTTGGCGACCAGATCGTCGGCGATTGGGCCGACGGCCACCGCGGCCGAAATCGCCATGCAACGCTCGCCGGCGGAACCGAAACCGGCGTTGACCATCGCATCGGCGGCCAGGTCCAGGTCGGCGTCGGGAAGGATCACGGCGTGGTTCTTGGCCCCGCCCAGCGCCTGCACCCGCTTGCCCGCCGCAGTCGCGGTGGCGTAGACGTACTGCGCGATCGGGGTGGAGCCGACGAAGGAGATGGCCTTGATCTTCGGGTTGGTCAACAGCTCGTCGACCGCGGTCTTGTCACCCTGCAGCACGTTGAACACACCGTCGGGCAGACCTGCCTCCGCCCACAACCGGGCCATCCACAGCGAGGCGCTGGGATCCTTCTCCGACGGCTTGAGCACCACGGTGTTGCCCGCGGCGATGGCGATCGGGAAGAACCACATCGGCACCATGGCCGGGAAGTTGAACGGCGAGATGATGCCGACGGGCCCCAGTGGCTGCAGCACGGAGTGCACATCGACGTTCGTGGAGGCGTTCTCGGTGAATCCACCCTTGAGCAGATTCGGGATGCCGCAAGCGAACTCGACGACCTCGATGCCGCGGCTCACCTCACCGAGCGCATCGGAGAGCACCTTGCCGTGCTCGGCGGTGATCAGTGCGGCCAACTCATCCTTGCGGGAGTTGAGCAGCTCTCTGAATCGGAACAGCACCGAGGTGCGCTTGGTCAGCGACGTGTCACGCCAGGCCGGGAACGCCGCCACGGCGGCGTCGATCACCGCACGCGCATCATCCACACTGGCCAGCGCCACCTCACCGGTCACCGCGCCCGTCGCCGGATTGGTCACCGGGGCCGTCGCGGAGGACGTCCCGGCGAAGATCTTTCCGTCGCGCCAGTGCTGAATGACATTGCTCATGGGATCCGAACCTTCCTGCGGCATGGGGGTACGGCTACCACTCTGAGCCACCACCAACCCCGCCGGAGCCATCAGTCTGTAAACCCATACGTCTAGTTCTTTACACTTTGTCAATGATCCCGACGGTGCGTGACGTCATCGAGCTCCCGGTGGTGCAGGCCGGCGAGCCCGCGATACTCAGCGCGCAACAACTGGATCGGCCGGTGCGCTGGGTCCACGTCAGCGATATGCCCGACCTCGCCGGACTGCTGCAGGGCGGCGAGCTGGTGCTCACCACCGGCGCGGCCCTGCGCGACGCACCGCGTGACTACCTGGACCGGATGCGGCGAGCCGGTGCCGTCGGCGTCGTGGTGGAACTGGGCACCCGCATCGCGTCGCTTCCCGACGACGTCGGCGAGATCGCCCACACCCTCGGACTGGCACTGGTGGTGCTGCATCGGGAAACCAAATTCGTCCAGGTCACCGAGGCGGTGCACCGGCTCATCGTGGCCGACCAGTACGAGGAACTCGAATTCGCCCACCGCACCCACAAAACCTTCACCGAGTTGAGCATGAAGCGCCCGTCGATGGCGGACATCGTGCGCGCAGCGGCCGAGATGGTCGACGAATCGGTGGTGCTTGAGGACCTGTCCCGCCAGGTGCTGGCAATCTCGCCCCGCAACGAACCGGCCACTGCCGTGCTCGCCGACTGGCAACGCCGATCCCGCGCGATGACCGAACCGTGGACCACCACCGCCGTGGGTCCGCGGACCGAGGAATGGGGCCGGCTCATCGTCCCGCACTCCCCGACCGCCCCGGCCAAGACCACGATGGTGCTGGAACGCGCCGCGCAGGCGCTGGCCCTGCACCGCATGGCCGAACGTGGCCGGTCCGGCCTCGAGCAGCAGGCCCAGAGCGGGCTGATCGACGACGTGCTGGGCGGCCGGACCGCCGACGACCGCGAGGCCGATGCTCGTGCCCTGTCCCTCGGTCTGCGGGTCGCCGCCACCTATCTGCCGGTCACCGTCCGGGTGGGTGCGCCAACTGACCGACTCGACCCCGTCGGCATGCAGCGACGAAATCTCCGCATCCTCGATGCGGTCACCCACGACGTGAAATCCCAAGGGCACAGCGCGATCTGCTCGATCCGGCGGGACGGAGAAATCGGCTTGGTCCTGGCATTGAACCACCGGCGCGGTATCAGCGCCGACACCACACTGAGCCGCCTGGCCGAGGGCTGGCGTGAGGCGATCGCCCGTGGCGGTGACGCCGACAAGGTCGTCGTCGCAGTCGGCGGCAACGCCGGCGGGTTCGCCGATGCGGTGCACGGACTTCGCGAAGCCGCACACGTCGCCGAGGTCGCGGCGTCGATGCCGGACCTTCCGCGTCCCTTCGTGCGGGCCTCCGACGTCCGCCTGCGCGGGCTGATCACCCTGCTGCTCGACGATCCACGCGTCCAGATGTTCGCCGAAACCGAACTCAAGACCCTGCTGATCCACGACGCCGCTCAGGGCAGCGACGACGTGGAAGTGCTGCGCGGCTACCTGGAGCTCGCAGGCAACAAGTCCGCGCTGGCCAAACGCCTGCACATGAGCCGCCCGGCGCTCTACAGCCGGCTGACCTCGATCGAACGTCGGCTCGGCGTCGACCTCGACGACGGCGAATCGATGACCTCGCTGCACGTGGCGCTGTTGGTGCTCGACGCGCAACACCGCGCAGCTCCGGAGACTCCACGCTGAGCCCCATACTTGTGCGATGGCTGATCGCAACGTGCTGGGCGGCGCACTTCAGGAGTGCGGCACCGAACCACTCACGGGCTTCTACCGGGACGGATGCTGTTCGACCGGGGAGGCCGACCAGGGCTGGCACACCATCTGCGCCGTGGTGACCGCTGAGTTCCTGGAACACCAGCGGTCGATCGGCAACGATCTGTCGACGCCGGCACCGCAGTTTCGATTCCCGGGCCTGATGCCCGGAGACCGATGGTGCGTCACCGCCGTCAACTGGTTGCGGGCCCACCATGACGGCAAGGCCGCCCCCGTGGTACTGGCCGCCACCCATGAACGCACGCTGAACCTGGTGCCCCTCGAGGTGCTTCGGCAATACGCCGTCGACGTGCCCGACGACCCGGGCAGCCTCTGACCCTCCGTAGGCTCGAGACGTGAGCGTCGCACCGGATACCACAGTCGAACTGGACAACCGCTTCGCCCGCGCCCTCCCCGAGATGGCTGTCGCGTGGCAGGCCGAGCCCGCCCCCGCTCTGCGGTTGCTGGTGCTCAACGAACCGCTGGCGGCCGAACTCGGCCTCGACGCCTCCTGGCTGCGCAGCCCCGACGGCCTCGGCCTGTTGTCGGGCACCGTCGTTCCCGACGGTGCCACGCCGGTCGCGCAGGCCTATGCCGGGCACCAGTTCGGCGGCTACGTCCCACGTCTCGGAGATGGGCGCGCGCTCCTGCTCGGCGAACTCGTCGGGCCCGGCGACCGACTCCGCGATCTGCACCTCAAAGGATCGGGCCGCACCCCATTCGCCCGGGGCGGCGACGGCCTCGCCGCCGTCGGACCCATGCTGCGCGAGTACATCGTGAGCGAGGCGATGCACGCCATGGGCATTCCCACCACCCGTTCACTGGCCGTCGTGGCCACCGGACGTGCGGTCCGGCGCGAGACATCACTGCCCGGGGCGGTGCTGGCCAGGATCGCCGGCAGCCACCTGCGGGTCGGAAGCTTCCAATATGCGAGCGCGCAGGCCCAGACCGTCGGCGACATCGGGCTGCTGCGCCGGCTCGCCGACCACGCCATCGCGCGACACCACCCTGATGCGGCGAATGCCGAGAACCCGTACCTGGCGCTGTACGAGGGCGTCGTCGCGGCGCAGGCGTCGCTGATCGCGCAATGGATGCTCGTCGGGTTCATCCACGGCGTGATGAACACCGACAACATGACCATCTCCGGTGAGACCATCGACTACGGGCCGTGCGCCTTCATGGAAACCTTCGATCCCGCAACGGTATTCAGCTCGATCGATCATGGTGGTCGCTACGCATACGGCAATCAGCCCACAGTGGCCGCGTGGAATCTGGCCCGCTTCGCCGAAACCCTGCTGCCCCTGCTCGCCGACGAGGGTGACCACGCCGTCGAACTCGCCACCCGGGCACTGCACGAGTTCGGCCCCCAGTTCGACGCCGCCTGGTCGGCGGGGATGCGCGCCAAGGTCGGGCTGCCCACGGCGGCCGACGGCGAGGCGGCCCGTGCGCTGATGGATGACCTGCTTGTGCTGTTGCAGCAGAACCGAACTGACTACACGTCATTCTTTCGCGACCTCGGCCGTGTCGCGCGCGGAGAAAACCAGATCGCTGCCGGATTCGACGAGTGGCTGGCGCGGTGGCAGGAATTTGGCCCCGACATCGCCGCAATGGACCGGGTGAATCCCCTCTACATCCCCCGCAATCATCTCGTCGAGGAGGCGTTGACCGCGGCGACCGCCGATGATCTGCAACCCCTCCAGGAACTCGTGAGCGCCCTCGCGGCACCCTACGACCAGCGCCCCGGGCTCGAGCGATATGCCGCACCGGCGCCCGACGACTTCGGCCCCTACCGCACGTTCTGCGGGACCTGACCACCAACCGCTACCGTGGGTCCGGTGACGACGATCACCATGAACACTCCGGCCGGCCCGATCGACGCGCTACTCGGCCTCCCCGGTGGCGAAGGACCGTGGCCCGGGGTGGTGATCATCCACGACGCGATCGGCTACGCGCCCGACAACGAGGTGATCTCCGAAAGGGTCGCGGCCGCCGGCTATCTCGCGCTCACGCCGAATCTCTACGCGCGCGGCGGTCGGGCCCGCTGCATCACCCGGGTGATGCGGGAACTGCTGACCCAGCGCGGTCGTGCACTGGACGACGTCCTGGCCGCACGTGATCACCTGCGTGCGCACCCGCAGTGCACCGGGACTGTCGGCATTGCAGGTTTCTGCATGGGCGGGCAGTTTGCGCTTGTACTGGGCCCCAAAGGATTTGGAGCGGCTGCACCGTTCTACGGCACCCCGCTGCCGCGACGGCTCGACCAGACCTTGGATGCCTCGTGCCCGGTGGTCGCCAGCTTCGGCCGCCGCGATCCGATCGGCATCGGTGCCGCGGGTCGGTTGCAGCGCATCGTCGACGACAACGACATCCCCGCCGACATCAAGGTCTACCCCGATGCCGGGCACAGTTTCGCCAATCAGCTTCCGGGCCAGTCCTTGCTGCGGATCACCGGATTCGGCTACAACGAAGCCGCCACCGCCGATGCCTGGTCCCGGGTGTTCACGTTCTTCGACGAGCACCTGGCGGCTAAAGCCAACTGAGCCCGGCCACCACCAGCGCCTGCGTGCCGGTGTCCAGGGTCGGCTGGAGCACCGGGGCGAACCGCGGTGAATGGTTCACCGGAATGTCCACGCTCACGCGGTCGGCGGGCACTGGCGCGAGGAACGTCTGCTCGTCGGCGCCGCCGCTCGGCCCCTACCCGCTGCTACTCCGGCAACCGCAACTCGGGCTTCTCGACCTCTTCGATGTTCACGTC
Protein-coding regions in this window:
- a CDS encoding dienelactone hydrolase family protein, whose amino-acid sequence is MTTITMNTPAGPIDALLGLPGGEGPWPGVVIIHDAIGYAPDNEVISERVAAAGYLALTPNLYARGGRARCITRVMRELLTQRGRALDDVLAARDHLRAHPQCTGTVGIAGFCMGGQFALVLGPKGFGAAAPFYGTPLPRRLDQTLDASCPVVASFGRRDPIGIGAAGRLQRIVDDNDIPADIKVYPDAGHSFANQLPGQSLLRITGFGYNEAATADAWSRVFTFFDEHLAAKAN